The following are encoded together in the Planococcus antarcticus DSM 14505 genome:
- a CDS encoding NAD(P)/FAD-dependent oxidoreductase, producing the protein MKRPSILVLGAGYGGLTTVVNLQKVLSADAADITLINKNEYHYESTWLHEAAAGTLLPEQVRYDIKDVIDSVKVKFVQATVEAIDVVGKKVTTDNGEFTYDYIVIALGFEGETFGIEGLDKYALSIANVKAARYIREHIEFQFATWSAEPVKDDSRLTIIVGGAGFTGIEFLGELANRVPELCKEFDVPREKVRVVCVEAAPMVLPGFDPELVNYAVSNLESKGIEFSIGTPVVEATPEGVKVKKGDDHFDFIKAGTVVWAAGVRGNRLIEATPIENMRARVKVDKDLRAPGYDDVFIIGDCALMINEETNRPYPPTAQIAMQQGESVAKNLKALMNDETTIEFVPDLKGTVCSLGDDDAIGVVFGKKVTGKRASFMKKMIDNRALFMIGGPMLVLKKGKFNVL; encoded by the coding sequence TTGAAAAGACCGTCAATATTAGTATTAGGAGCAGGATATGGTGGATTAACTACTGTAGTAAACCTGCAAAAAGTTCTTAGCGCAGATGCTGCGGACATTACATTGATCAATAAAAACGAATACCATTACGAAAGTACATGGCTCCATGAAGCAGCTGCAGGAACTTTGCTTCCAGAGCAAGTGCGTTACGATATCAAAGATGTAATTGACAGCGTCAAAGTAAAATTTGTGCAAGCGACTGTCGAAGCAATCGATGTAGTAGGAAAAAAAGTTACAACCGACAATGGCGAATTTACGTATGATTACATCGTCATTGCACTTGGTTTTGAAGGAGAGACTTTTGGAATCGAAGGCCTTGATAAATATGCCTTGTCAATTGCTAATGTAAAAGCTGCACGCTATATCCGTGAGCATATTGAATTCCAATTTGCGACTTGGTCTGCAGAACCCGTAAAAGACGACAGTCGTTTAACGATCATCGTTGGTGGAGCAGGATTTACTGGCATCGAGTTTCTTGGTGAACTGGCTAACCGTGTTCCCGAGTTGTGCAAAGAGTTCGATGTTCCGCGTGAGAAAGTGCGCGTTGTCTGTGTAGAAGCTGCACCTATGGTATTACCAGGCTTCGATCCGGAACTTGTCAACTATGCGGTAAGTAACTTGGAGTCTAAAGGAATTGAATTCTCGATCGGTACACCGGTTGTGGAAGCGACTCCTGAAGGCGTTAAGGTCAAAAAAGGCGACGATCATTTTGACTTCATCAAAGCCGGTACAGTCGTTTGGGCTGCGGGCGTTCGAGGTAACAGATTGATCGAAGCAACTCCAATCGAAAATATGCGGGCTCGCGTTAAAGTCGACAAAGATCTGCGTGCTCCAGGATATGATGATGTTTTTATCATCGGTGACTGTGCATTGATGATCAATGAAGAAACGAACCGACCGTATCCGCCAACTGCACAGATTGCTATGCAGCAAGGTGAAAGCGTAGCGAAGAATCTGAAAGCGTTAATGAACGATGAAACGACAATTGAATTCGTTCCGGATCTGAAAGGGACTGTTTGCTCACTTGGCGATGACGATGCCATTGGCGTTGTATTCGGCAAAAAAGTAACAGGCAAAAGAGCTTCATTCATGAAGAAAATGATTGATAACCGTGCATTATTCATGATTGGTGGACCTATGCTTGTACTGAAAAAAGGTAAATTCAACGTTCTGTAA
- a CDS encoding NUDIX domain-containing protein, with protein sequence MATNKRGNVWLGAAGLVVNSKGQWLVVKKRYGGLHGKWSLPAGFVDGTETIGQAALREVKEETGIDCELIGMIGFRSGVIQEKVSDNMAIFLLKAQNEEQPITAQLSELYSADWLLPAELSNDAEASVMLREMASCVLEEGLKPIEDVDPGKIFGYSDYKLFFKKE encoded by the coding sequence TTGGCAACTAATAAACGTGGAAATGTTTGGCTTGGAGCAGCGGGACTCGTTGTAAACTCCAAAGGCCAATGGCTAGTCGTGAAAAAAAGATATGGCGGACTACATGGGAAATGGTCTCTTCCAGCTGGATTTGTGGATGGTACTGAAACGATTGGTCAGGCTGCCTTGAGAGAAGTTAAAGAAGAAACTGGAATTGATTGTGAATTGATAGGAATGATTGGTTTTCGTTCAGGAGTCATTCAAGAGAAAGTTAGCGATAATATGGCGATTTTTTTATTGAAAGCACAGAATGAAGAGCAGCCAATTACTGCACAATTATCCGAGTTGTATTCAGCAGACTGGTTATTACCTGCAGAATTATCGAATGATGCAGAGGCTTCTGTGATGCTCAGAGAAATGGCGTCTTGTGTACTAGAAGAAGGATTGAAACCGATTGAGGACGTAGATCCAGGTAAAATATTTGGCTATTCGGACTACAAACTATTTTTCAAAAAAGAGTAG
- a CDS encoding YuiA family protein: protein MTIFKKAKNVNQCPYCSGQGYFQLRLGGSETCSCCSGSGKK from the coding sequence ATGACGATCTTCAAAAAGGCTAAAAACGTCAATCAATGCCCTTATTGCTCAGGACAAGGTTATTTTCAATTACGACTGGGCGGTTCAGAAACGTGCTCCTGCTGTTCGGGTTCAGGGAAAAAATAA
- a CDS encoding YuiB family protein, with protein sequence MNSSFTIVQLIISMLLFYVMFFGIGFLLNMLLRMTWLMAVVYPVVILLVVDDVGIFDYFTNPGESFSMLGDTITSMTGSDIAVLLAGWAGAITSGFIMKILRKMGYQMF encoded by the coding sequence ATGAACAGTTCATTTACAATTGTGCAATTAATCATTTCCATGTTACTTTTCTATGTTATGTTTTTCGGAATCGGTTTTTTATTGAATATGTTGCTTCGTATGACGTGGCTGATGGCTGTGGTTTACCCGGTTGTCATCTTGCTGGTCGTGGATGATGTGGGCATTTTCGATTATTTTACCAATCCAGGTGAATCTTTTTCAATGCTGGGAGATACTATTACTTCCATGACAGGCAGTGATATTGCTGTTTTACTTGCTGGCTGGGCAGGCGCTATCACATCGGGCTTTATCATGAAAATTTTGCGCAAAATGGGTTATCAAATGTTCTAA
- a CDS encoding divergent PAP2 family protein, translating to MEIFSNSPLMIALFAIVFAQFIKIPIQYAVTRELDWKLFSSTGGMPSSHSAAVTSLTTAVAFEHGVSSTIFAVSTMFAVITMYDATGVRFQAGQQALTINKMRQDIYVFMEETRKWPKKKEEEKIKELKTLLGHKPSEVFMGALTGIAISFIFYGILQ from the coding sequence ATGGAAATTTTCTCTAATTCCCCTTTAATGATTGCCCTATTTGCAATCGTCTTTGCTCAATTTATTAAAATCCCTATTCAATATGCTGTAACGCGTGAACTTGACTGGAAACTATTTTCATCGACTGGCGGCATGCCTAGTTCTCATTCAGCTGCTGTGACATCTTTAACGACTGCTGTAGCTTTTGAACACGGCGTTTCATCTACTATATTTGCTGTATCCACCATGTTCGCAGTCATTACCATGTATGATGCTACAGGTGTCCGTTTTCAAGCAGGACAGCAAGCTCTGACCATCAATAAAATGCGTCAGGACATTTACGTATTTATGGAAGAAACTAGAAAATGGCCAAAGAAAAAAGAAGAGGAAAAGATTAAGGAACTGAAGACCTTACTTGGTCATAAGCCAAGCGAAGTCTTTATGGGTGCTTTGACAGGCATCGCGATTTCTTTTATCTTTTACGGCATCTTGCAATAA
- a CDS encoding leucyl aminopeptidase → MQIKLQQHSQDNKAEILIVGLSRHPENSSGWSEFAKRFDGKLEGWIKQDLSFDSKSLITYPTLSGAISRVLFVGLNDRKKMIEEDLRSYFGLVGKELVKKKIKHAAIYMESFQNDRITSEDVAFLAAEAITMGGYRFDDYKTTSNETQVELETLTLLAEEVQEDVEAAATVGTIFGQSVNEARTLVNMPANILTATAMGEYARELGETYGFETDILGKAELEELGMGAILAVNQGSVEEPRLIVLKYKATEGFEDPLALVGKGITFDTGGYSIKPKDGIVGMKGDMGGAAAVLGAMKIIGELQPQQNVMAVIASTDNMISGSAFKPDDVITSMSGKTIEILNTDAEGRLVLADSVSYAKQLGATKIVDVATLTGGVIVALGKDKTGALTNDESFFETFLEASMESGEFVWRLPLTESDKKRIRKSNVADLNNSPGRDGHMIFGGGFVGEFAGDTPWIHLDIAGTSDAEGAHDLGPKGGTGAMVRTLAMLVEKMADEQ, encoded by the coding sequence ATGCAAATCAAGTTACAGCAACATTCGCAAGACAACAAAGCTGAAATCCTTATTGTTGGGTTAAGCCGACATCCGGAAAACAGCAGTGGATGGAGTGAATTCGCGAAGCGTTTTGATGGCAAACTAGAAGGGTGGATCAAGCAGGATTTATCATTTGATTCGAAGTCTCTGATTACTTATCCTACGCTGTCTGGAGCTATTTCGCGGGTTTTATTTGTCGGCTTGAACGACCGCAAAAAAATGATTGAAGAAGATCTGCGGTCGTATTTTGGATTGGTCGGCAAAGAATTAGTCAAGAAAAAAATAAAACATGCGGCAATTTATATGGAATCGTTCCAAAACGATAGAATCACATCCGAAGATGTCGCTTTTTTAGCTGCTGAAGCCATTACGATGGGTGGCTATCGCTTTGATGATTACAAAACGACATCAAATGAAACGCAAGTAGAGTTAGAAACTTTGACTTTATTGGCAGAAGAAGTGCAAGAAGACGTCGAGGCGGCGGCCACTGTAGGAACTATTTTCGGACAGTCTGTCAATGAAGCGCGAACGCTTGTGAATATGCCAGCAAATATTTTGACAGCAACAGCAATGGGCGAATATGCACGTGAACTTGGAGAAACTTATGGCTTTGAAACCGATATTTTAGGAAAAGCTGAGCTTGAAGAACTGGGCATGGGCGCAATTCTTGCAGTCAATCAAGGTTCAGTCGAAGAGCCGCGTCTCATTGTTTTAAAATATAAGGCGACAGAAGGTTTTGAAGACCCGCTGGCGCTTGTCGGCAAAGGAATCACCTTTGATACAGGTGGTTATTCAATCAAGCCGAAAGACGGCATTGTAGGGATGAAAGGCGACATGGGCGGTGCTGCTGCAGTGCTCGGAGCTATGAAAATCATTGGTGAACTGCAGCCACAGCAAAACGTCATGGCAGTTATTGCATCAACTGACAATATGATTTCTGGTAGTGCCTTTAAACCAGATGACGTGATTACGTCTATGAGTGGGAAAACCATTGAAATCCTCAACACAGATGCAGAAGGTCGTTTAGTATTAGCTGATTCCGTTAGTTATGCGAAACAATTGGGAGCAACGAAAATTGTCGATGTGGCAACCTTGACTGGCGGCGTCATTGTGGCATTAGGCAAAGATAAAACCGGTGCATTGACAAATGATGAATCATTTTTTGAGACTTTCTTGGAAGCTTCCATGGAAAGTGGTGAATTTGTTTGGCGTTTGCCGCTCACAGAAAGCGATAAAAAACGTATCCGGAAAAGCAATGTTGCAGACTTAAACAATTCGCCGGGACGTGATGGCCATATGATTTTTGGTGGAGGATTTGTCGGAGAATTTGCGGGAGACACGCCTTGGATCCATTTGGATATTGCCGGAACCTCCGACGCAGAGGGAGCACACGATTTAGGACCGAAAGGCGGCACCGGTGCTATGGTTAGAACGTTGGCTATGCTAGTCGAAAAGATGGCAGATGAACAATAG
- the mnhG gene encoding monovalent cation/H(+) antiporter subunit G — protein sequence MSTGVVFSLVTALGLIRLPDVYTRTHASSKSSTLGVLCVLLATFIHFWLVEGIFNTQMIIAIAFLFITAPVGGHLIGRAAYMSGIKVAEETVRDDMEDALAEQKKKLMDNKTTEQ from the coding sequence ATGAGCACAGGCGTCGTTTTCAGCCTCGTTACGGCTTTAGGGCTTATTCGCCTGCCGGATGTCTACACGCGCACGCACGCTTCCTCTAAGAGTTCGACGCTGGGGGTTCTCTGCGTATTGCTTGCTACCTTTATCCACTTTTGGCTGGTCGAGGGCATCTTCAATACACAGATGATTATTGCCATCGCGTTTCTTTTCATCACAGCTCCGGTAGGTGGACACTTAATTGGACGTGCTGCATATATGTCTGGCATCAAAGTGGCCGAAGAAACGGTGCGTGATGACATGGAGGACGCATTGGCAGAACAAAAGAAAAAACTGATGGATAACAAAACCACTGAACAATAG
- a CDS encoding Na(+)/H(+) antiporter subunit F1: MMMFYWISLIIVSIGFTGLLFRLVKGPSIADRVVALDAIGISLVSIVALLSLIIETEFFLEIILLLSILSFIGTIAFAKFLERGEIFDRNNNH; this comes from the coding sequence ATGATGATGTTTTACTGGATTTCACTTATCATTGTCAGTATAGGCTTTACAGGGCTTCTATTCCGTCTTGTTAAAGGACCGTCAATTGCCGACCGAGTAGTGGCGCTAGATGCCATTGGAATCTCACTCGTATCAATTGTCGCTTTGTTATCATTGATTATCGAGACGGAATTCTTCTTGGAAATTATCTTATTATTAAGCATCCTGTCCTTTATCGGTACCATTGCTTTTGCAAAATTCCTTGAGAGAGGAGAGATTTTCGATCGAAACAATAATCATTAA
- a CDS encoding Na+/H+ antiporter subunit E: MALQILLNFFLAFVWMFMTVSFSPDGFAIGFIVGLAIILLMRRFFSYRLYTSRAWAVLRLFLLFLKELFMSSIQVLRIVIAPNMNLKPAIFELETELKEDWEITLLSALITLTPGTLVVGISDDQKRLYIHALNFEDIDKAVNSIKDTFERAILEVSRP; this comes from the coding sequence ATGGCTTTACAAATCTTATTGAATTTCTTCCTGGCCTTTGTCTGGATGTTTATGACCGTCTCCTTCAGCCCCGACGGATTCGCCATCGGCTTTATCGTCGGGCTCGCCATTATCCTGCTGATGCGCCGGTTTTTTTCATATCGCCTCTATACTTCACGGGCATGGGCTGTCCTCAGGTTGTTCCTGTTGTTCCTTAAAGAGCTCTTCATGTCGAGTATTCAAGTTTTGCGAATTGTCATCGCGCCAAATATGAACCTTAAGCCAGCTATATTCGAATTGGAAACCGAATTAAAAGAGGATTGGGAAATTACCTTGCTGTCCGCTTTGATCACTTTGACACCCGGAACACTAGTTGTCGGCATTTCAGATGATCAGAAGAGGCTTTATATCCATGCGCTCAACTTCGAGGACATTGACAAGGCTGTCAATTCGATCAAAGACACATTCGAAAGAGCCATTCTGGAGGTGAGCCGTCCATGA
- a CDS encoding Na+/H+ antiporter subunit D: MSNLLLFPIIIPSFFAAILMIFPKRLKLQRVLATVGAGSALISALVLLTKVNTDGVQAVTLGSWPAPFGISMVSDPLSALLVVTSSIITLFVVFYSFPTIGVKREQSYYYPAVLFLMVGVNGAFTTGDIFNLFVFVEVLLMASYTLIVHGGEKPQLRESIKYLLVNIISSALFVAAVAFLYSVTGTLNMADLAVKIPQIEETGILTVIAVMFLVVFGFKAAIFPLYFWLPGSYYTPPIPILALFGALLTKVGVYAIMRTYTLFFTMNIGFTHELLGIIAILTILAGCIGALAYFDVKKIIIYNIIIAVGVILFGIAQLNQPGVDGSVFYLIHDMLIKAALFFLIGIVAVLFGTTDLRKMGGLIKTYPVLGWVYLVTAFGLAGIPPLSGFPGKLLIVQGGFEGPQFWGSIVILATSLIVLLSAVRIFVYAFWGEPVETVPLKKSVFNQMFIPTVILVTITVVFGVGAELFMPFISGAGEVLLNPSIYIDAVLKE, from the coding sequence ATGAGTAATTTACTCCTATTTCCAATCATCATTCCTTCGTTTTTTGCTGCTATTCTGATGATATTTCCAAAACGCTTGAAGCTCCAGCGAGTACTGGCTACTGTAGGAGCGGGATCTGCCTTGATCTCCGCCTTGGTGTTGCTGACAAAAGTCAATACTGACGGTGTCCAAGCAGTAACGCTCGGCAGTTGGCCGGCACCTTTTGGTATTTCCATGGTATCGGATCCATTGTCCGCTCTACTGGTCGTCACGTCGTCGATTATCACTTTGTTCGTCGTGTTCTATAGTTTTCCAACCATCGGCGTGAAACGTGAACAATCCTATTACTATCCGGCTGTGCTATTCCTAATGGTCGGCGTGAACGGCGCCTTCACGACTGGCGATATCTTCAACCTTTTTGTCTTTGTTGAAGTACTGCTGATGGCTTCTTATACCTTGATCGTTCATGGCGGAGAAAAGCCGCAACTGCGTGAATCCATCAAATACCTGTTGGTGAACATCATTTCATCTGCTTTATTTGTCGCAGCTGTCGCTTTCCTCTACTCAGTTACCGGAACTTTGAATATGGCCGATCTGGCAGTGAAGATTCCACAGATTGAAGAAACCGGCATCCTGACTGTCATTGCTGTGATGTTCTTAGTTGTCTTCGGTTTCAAAGCCGCAATCTTCCCTTTGTATTTCTGGCTGCCAGGCTCTTATTACACACCGCCAATTCCTATACTCGCGCTATTTGGAGCTTTGCTGACAAAAGTCGGCGTCTATGCGATCATGCGTACATATACGTTGTTCTTTACGATGAATATCGGCTTTACCCATGAATTGCTTGGAATAATCGCCATCCTAACCATTCTTGCCGGGTGCATCGGTGCACTTGCTTATTTTGACGTAAAAAAAATTATTATTTATAACATCATTATTGCTGTCGGTGTCATCCTATTCGGAATTGCACAGTTAAATCAGCCGGGCGTTGATGGATCTGTTTTCTATCTGATCCATGATATGTTAATCAAAGCTGCTTTGTTCTTCCTGATTGGAATTGTCGCTGTGCTTTTCGGCACGACAGATCTACGGAAAATGGGTGGATTGATCAAAACCTACCCGGTTCTTGGGTGGGTTTACCTGGTTACTGCATTTGGTTTAGCCGGAATTCCGCCGCTCAGTGGATTCCCAGGGAAGCTGCTGATTGTCCAGGGTGGATTTGAAGGCCCTCAATTCTGGGGCAGCATTGTTATTCTCGCTACCAGCCTAATTGTTTTGTTGAGTGCTGTGCGCATTTTTGTCTATGCATTCTGGGGGGAACCGGTTGAAACCGTCCCGTTAAAAAAATCAGTATTCAATCAAATGTTCATACCGACAGTAATCCTTGTTACCATTACAGTGGTATTCGGGGTCGGCGCGGAACTCTTCATGCCGTTCATTTCAGGCGCGGGTGAAGTGCTGCTGAATCCATCCATCTATATCGATGCGGTCTTAAAGGAGTAG
- a CDS encoding Na(+)/H(+) antiporter subunit C produces the protein MEIIMSVAIGFLFMAAVYLMLSKSLIRIIIGTGLLSHGAHLLLLTMGGLGGNSPPVVTDGVSVSDYADPLPQALILTAIVISFAVTSFFLVLAYRSYQELGTDNMELLRGTEDYE, from the coding sequence ATGGAAATAATTATGTCGGTTGCCATCGGATTTCTTTTTATGGCAGCTGTTTACTTAATGCTTTCGAAAAGCTTGATCCGTATCATTATCGGTACGGGACTGTTGAGCCACGGCGCCCACCTTTTACTATTGACAATGGGTGGGCTTGGCGGTAACTCTCCGCCTGTGGTGACTGATGGAGTCAGCGTCAGCGATTATGCAGATCCCCTGCCCCAGGCACTGATTTTGACAGCAATTGTCATTTCATTTGCCGTTACATCATTTTTCCTTGTGCTCGCATACCGTTCTTATCAGGAGCTCGGTACCGACAATATGGAATTGCTGAGAGGAACTGAAGATTATGAGTAA
- a CDS encoding Na(+)/H(+) antiporter subunit B, which translates to MRTNDVMLQTATKVVTFIILMFSVHIFFTGHYTPGGGFVGGLLTTSAIVLLMLAFDIETVKKILPINYLTMTAVGLLLALATASASIVFDVPFFTHAYDYFDLPLFGNTSLHSALLFDTGVYLVVVGVTMTIIQTIGEDE; encoded by the coding sequence ATGAGAACAAATGATGTCATGCTTCAAACTGCCACTAAAGTAGTAACTTTCATCATTTTGATGTTTTCTGTACACATTTTCTTTACGGGGCATTATACACCGGGCGGTGGGTTTGTTGGCGGGTTATTGACTACTAGTGCGATTGTCCTGCTGATGCTTGCTTTTGACATTGAAACGGTTAAAAAAATACTGCCGATCAATTACTTGACGATGACCGCAGTCGGCTTATTGCTGGCACTTGCTACAGCTTCTGCATCTATCGTCTTTGATGTCCCATTCTTCACTCATGCATACGATTACTTTGATTTACCGCTTTTCGGTAACACTTCCCTGCATTCGGCCTTGCTGTTTGATACAGGCGTTTACCTGGTTGTTGTCGGTGTAACGATGACCATTATTCAAACGATTGGAGAGGATGAATAA
- a CDS encoding Na+/H+ antiporter subunit A encodes MSFVFLIFLPLLAALFIPLLFKKFGRIHTGWFVLTVPVVLFIYYASLLPTTIAGGNLVSEFQWIPSLDIAFVAYIDGLSLLFTLLITGIGALVVLYSIFYLDKHREQLHNFYVYLLMFMTAMLGIVQSDHLITLYLFWELTSISSFLLIGYWYTRDRSRFGALKSMMITVFGGLMMLGGFVLLSIMGNTYSIRELIPQAQEMITHDFFIWALVLVLLGAFTKSAQFPFYIWLPDAMEAPTPVSAYLHSATMVKAGLYLVARLTPVFAISGTWMWLVAGVGLFTMFWGSFFALKQKDLKGILAFSTVSQLGLIMSLLGASAAGYHIDNIAETTFKYAGFAAIFHLINHAVFKGSLFMIAGIVDHETGTRDIRKLGGLMSLMPISFTVAMIGAFSMAGLPPFGGFLSKEMFLTAMLSLTEFDLFSMDVWGVLFPVVAWLGSVFTFIYCFYFVFHTFAGKHKPEQLPKPAHEAPIGMLISPVFLALLVIVIFFIPNHVGDWLVKPAVMAIQPFLYNSPAEVDVHVSAWHGFNTELFMTIGIFAIGGLMFWTLRRWQKSYDRFPDSISLNALYDNLMFLSDGGANRFSMLYMTGFIRSYLVYMFSFVIFILLGTLYLTEAFALDLTNLAPIGFYEIVILVALVGSTLTILVSKSRLTSIIALGAVGYSVALFFVIFRAPDLALTQLVIETISVALFLLAFYHLPQLSRKEERIGFRLGNALVAVGVGVTMTLIALSSHSQKALPSISEFYKETVYSEAGGGNIVNVILVDYRGFDTLFEIVVLGITAIGIITMIKLRLSKKEGQHENK; translated from the coding sequence TTGTCATTTGTGTTTTTAATCTTTTTACCTTTGCTTGCAGCCTTGTTCATTCCGCTGTTATTTAAGAAATTCGGAAGGATTCACACGGGCTGGTTTGTGTTGACCGTTCCCGTCGTGTTATTCATTTACTATGCCTCATTGCTCCCCACAACCATCGCTGGCGGCAACCTGGTTTCTGAATTCCAATGGATTCCTTCACTTGATATCGCGTTTGTCGCGTATATCGATGGACTGAGTCTGCTGTTCACTTTACTAATAACCGGCATCGGAGCTTTAGTGGTGCTGTACTCCATATTCTATTTGGACAAGCACCGTGAGCAATTACATAATTTCTACGTCTATCTATTGATGTTCATGACTGCGATGCTCGGCATTGTTCAGAGTGACCACTTGATCACTCTCTACCTTTTCTGGGAGTTGACATCGATTTCTTCTTTCCTGTTGATCGGTTATTGGTATACCCGTGACCGTTCAAGGTTCGGTGCATTAAAATCAATGATGATTACCGTCTTTGGAGGATTGATGATGCTTGGAGGCTTTGTACTGCTGAGTATTATGGGCAATACATATTCGATACGCGAATTGATTCCGCAGGCACAGGAAATGATAACGCATGATTTCTTTATTTGGGCTCTCGTGTTGGTGCTGCTTGGTGCGTTTACAAAGTCCGCCCAATTCCCATTTTACATTTGGCTTCCGGATGCGATGGAAGCCCCTACTCCAGTCAGCGCTTACCTACACTCTGCGACAATGGTCAAAGCGGGCTTGTATCTCGTTGCTCGCCTGACGCCTGTTTTTGCTATATCCGGTACGTGGATGTGGTTGGTTGCAGGAGTCGGATTGTTCACCATGTTCTGGGGATCGTTCTTTGCCTTGAAACAAAAAGACCTGAAAGGCATACTGGCATTCTCGACAGTTTCACAGCTTGGTTTGATCATGTCGTTGCTCGGAGCTTCTGCAGCCGGTTATCACATTGACAATATTGCGGAAACCACTTTCAAGTATGCTGGATTCGCAGCGATTTTCCATTTGATCAACCATGCGGTCTTTAAAGGCAGCCTGTTTATGATTGCCGGCATCGTCGATCACGAAACCGGAACGCGGGATATCCGCAAACTAGGCGGGCTCATGAGCTTGATGCCGATCAGTTTCACCGTTGCCATGATTGGAGCATTCTCCATGGCAGGTTTACCTCCATTTGGCGGCTTCCTGAGCAAGGAAATGTTCTTAACTGCTATGCTGTCATTGACGGAATTTGATTTATTCTCGATGGACGTCTGGGGCGTCCTGTTCCCAGTCGTCGCTTGGCTCGGCTCAGTTTTCACATTCATTTACTGCTTCTATTTTGTGTTCCATACCTTTGCCGGTAAGCATAAGCCTGAACAATTGCCGAAGCCTGCTCATGAAGCTCCCATCGGAATGCTCATTTCTCCGGTGTTTCTAGCCCTTCTTGTCATCGTGATTTTCTTCATACCAAATCACGTCGGCGACTGGCTTGTTAAGCCGGCCGTCATGGCCATCCAACCCTTCCTGTACAATTCACCGGCAGAAGTGGATGTCCATGTATCAGCCTGGCATGGTTTCAACACTGAACTGTTTATGACCATCGGCATCTTTGCCATCGGTGGACTGATGTTCTGGACGCTACGCAGATGGCAAAAGAGCTACGACCGTTTTCCGGATTCCATCTCATTAAACGCTTTGTACGACAATTTGATGTTTCTGAGTGACGGTGGCGCAAACCGCTTCTCTATGCTATACATGACCGGCTTTATCCGTTCTTATTTAGTGTATATGTTCAGTTTCGTTATTTTCATCCTTCTCGGAACTTTGTATCTGACCGAGGCGTTCGCACTGGATCTAACCAACCTGGCACCAATCGGCTTTTATGAAATTGTTATCTTAGTGGCATTGGTCGGTTCGACGCTGACCATTCTCGTTTCAAAATCGAGGCTTACATCGATTATCGCGCTGGGGGCTGTCGGCTATTCAGTCGCCTTGTTCTTCGTCATTTTCCGTGCGCCGGATTTGGCGTTGACCCAGCTGGTGATTGAAACCATTTCTGTTGCGCTGTTCCTGTTGGCATTTTATCATTTGCCGCAACTCAGTCGAAAAGAAGAGCGTATAGGCTTCCGTCTTGGAAATGCCCTGGTTGCAGTAGGTGTCGGCGTCACTATGACTTTAATTGCTCTATCGTCCCATTCGCAGAAGGCATTGCCTTCGATCTCCGAGTTTTATAAAGAAACCGTTTATTCGGAAGCTGGCGGTGGAAATATCGTCAATGTTATCTTGGTTGATTATCGTGGATTTGATACATTGTTTGAAATTGTTGTGTTGGGTATTACCGCTATCGGCATTATCACCATGATCAAACTGCGGTTGTCAAAAAAGGAGGGGCAGCATGAGAACAAATGA